Genomic DNA from Blastocatellia bacterium:
CACGTTACTAAGCCGACACGCCAGAGCGCAGCAGCTTGGCCGCCAACACCACGTTGCTCGATCCGCCTTTGCGCCAGACCTTCATCCCAATGGAACCCGCCGCTGCCCATCGGTCCAGAGGGGGCAGTACCAGGTTGATCCCTCGCACCACCTTGCCCAATCGTGAAGAAGAGACCCCATAAACCCCAGACATGGGTTGCCCCCGTTTCTGACCGTATCGTCCAGCAGCAAGTAGCCTCCTTCCCCGATCAGTCGCCGAGCGAAGTCCTGCCACAGGCGTGTTGGCCAGCAGCGAACTTCTCCCAGCATTCGACTGAACGGATCATGACTGAGGCCCTCAAAGCATTCGGCTACCTCCACACAATTGGCTCTCGTATCGCGATAGATCAAGGCGATGATGTAACGGGTCATCAGGGTTTCTATCATTATTTTGCTCACAATCTGGTGTAGAAACCCTGACCATACCCTCACTTCCCTCACCGGCGTAAGATCTGAGAAGAATCGCGCATGCGCTCCGCGCACGCCACGAAGCATGAAAACTTGGGAGCGCCAGCGTGCATCAGCCCGCAAGATGTGGGCCCACCAGACTAAATGCAATTGAAAATTGCTCTAGCCATTGGGCGCTGACCCTAAGCGCGGATAACTAACGCAGGCAATTTCCTACTCGATTGAAAATTGCTCTAGCCATTGGGCGCTGACTCTAGCCCACACAAGGTTTCGAGTGTTGTGCACTATAACGTGCGGCTGAAAATCTTTTTTCCGAGCATAGGAGCTGGCCGACCGTGTGGGGATCATGAAGGAGGGACGCAAGGTGATGGAGCGGACACGTGAAGAATTGACGCATGAAGACATCGAGCAGCTCTATCTCGATTACATGCACGGCAGTCCAGAACCAGACGCCGCGCACGAGGCACTGGAGCCGCACGCACCACAACAGGATTCGCTCAACAGGACGATGCTCAACCGATGAATAAAAGAAGCTCGGCGAGCCGCCGACGTAGCATTCGGCTGGACACGAACGCGTGACGGGCGATACACTCTCATCCTTCTCCGAGGAGAGCACGTTGACCCAATGTGACCCGATAGAAAGCTGAGCTACCCTCGGTCGCACATTGTGTTTAAGGGGGAATGGGCCGATGTCAGCAGAGGCGACATTGCCGGCGAATTTTCTTTCTGAGCTTTTAGGCTTCGCTTCGCGTCCGGCGAGCCGATTAGACGGGCTGCTGCGCTTGCTGCTGGAAAAAGCGTTGAAGCTGACCGGTTCGGATGTGGGTGGGGGCATTCTGATCTTTGCGGCAGAAGGGCAGCAGCCCACGTTGGTAACATCTGTTCTAGAAGGCGAGTTGGCAGACACGCTAAGCAATCTGTTAAGGGCGTGGCAGCAGCATCGGCGCAGTCCGGCGTTGATCGTTTTCAATTCTGGGCAGGCGTACAGCAGTGATGATCACCGGCAAGAGCCAGTTTATTTTCCGCTGCTGGCAGGGAGTCGGTCATCGGTGTGGGTGCCGTTGTTGGATGGGAAGCAGGTGGTTGGGGTGTTGCATGTGGAGGCGTCGCAGGCAGGGCACTACGGGGAGCGTGAGGTTGTTCAGCTTGAGGAGTTGGCGGCTGAGGCGGTGGCAGCGATCAATCGGCTGCTGTTGAAGGAGTGGATGGCGCACGGTGGCGCTTGGGTGGAGATTGTGGGAGCCAGCCCTGCGTTTGTGGCGTTGGAGCGGCAGCTCAAGCAGGTGGCCGGTTCGGCCAGTCGTTCGGTGTTGCTCAGCGGGGAGCGGGGCAGTGGGAAGGAGTTGGCGGCGCGGGCGATTCACTATTGGAGTGAGCGGCGGGACAAGCCGTTTGTGCCGGTGCTGGTATCGGCCATGACGGAGAGCATGGTGGCTGATGAGTTGTTTGGGCATGAGCGGTATGCGTTCACGGATGCGAAGCAAGCGCGGAAGGGGAAATTCCGGGCTGCTGATGGTGGGACGCTGTTTTTGGACGAAGTCGGCGATTTGTCGCCGGCGGTGCAAGCGGCATTGCTGCGGGCGATTCAGTGGGGTGAGATTCAACCTGGGGGACGAGACCTGCCGGTGCGGGTGGATGTGCGTGTGGTGGCGACCACCAACCAACATCTTCCAGAGTTGATCGCGCAGGGGCGGTTTCGGCAGGATTTGTATGATCGGTTGAGAGTCGTTGAAATCCGTGTGCCGCCGTTGCGTGAGCGGCGGGAAGACATACGGTTGCTGGCCGAGCATTTTCTGCGGAAGTATTGTCAGCAGACGCGGCGAGAGGTGATGAGCGAGGGTGTGTGCGCTGCTTGTTCACAGACCGAAGAGGTGTGCTGTGCCACGGCGGCGTTCTACGAGGCGTTACAGGCGTATGATTGGCCGGGCAATGTGCGTGAGTTAGAGAATTTGATCATTCGGTTGCTGACGGATGTGCGCGATGAGGTGCTGGATGTGAAGCATCTGCCGGAGGAGATTCGACGGGCTTCCATGCAGGTGAACAAGCCGACGGTGGAAGAGCTCCGTCTGGATGTAGCGATGAAGAGACACATCGAGCTAGTGCTGCGAATGACCAACTACAACCAGCGCCAGGCGGCTAAGATTTTGCGTATCCCGTATTCTACACTTCAGAACAAGATCAAAAAATTAGGAGTCGAGATCAAAAGAAAGCTGAGGGTTTAGGCTCAGATTGTCTCGAACGAAACGGGCTCCCTTCACCATTTTGTGAATACGAGGTTTTGATTCACCGTATTTGGTGAACGGGATTTCTTCTTTATAGGAAATAGCTTTCCTCGATTTTCTCGCCGCTCCTATTCTGAGTCACCATATTCGGTGAATCGGAGTCTTGAACCGGTTGACTTGGCAGATCGGCCTCTTTCGTCTATCCGTGGGCATGCAAGCAGTTAGCAATTTCCTTTGTTGTTAGCTTCTCTGGCACTGAGATTGCAAAGAAAAAGATTGATAACCAAGCTGAACTGGCATGCCGAACTCTTCTTGGTGAGAGAAGTGAATTGTGAAGCATGAGGTGAGTTTATGGTGGTGTTCAATAAGAAGTTTTTGAATGTAGTGGGGGGTAAGACTTGCGCGAGAAGAAACGGTGCACAACTTGGCTAACGGCAGGCTAGGATTTTGTTTCTTCTTCGGTGGCTTGAGTCCTCTTTGTGATTTGGCAGGACTCGCGGAACGAGTAGCTTAAGCCCCCAACGATCTGAAACAAGGTTCTATTGTTGTTAAGGTCTCGTTAAGGAGGGGACGATATATGCAACGCTCAAATTCATTTAGAATGCTCGCGTCTATCCTGGTTTTTGGCCTCATAATCAATCTCTTTTGGGTCCGGCATTTTCATCAAGCGGCTTCCGTAGCTCATGCTGTTTTGCCGGAGGCCAGGCCTTTTGGACACGTTATGCTACCTAGTCTTGACATTGAGCCTGCGGCGGCAGCGCCCATGCAAGGGCCGAGCGTGGACATCGAAGGCGGGAGTATCCTGATTGGTCAGCGGGTGCAGGGAGTGATTGACTCCAATTCGGATGCTGACGTGTATCAATTTCAGGGCGTCGCCGGTGAGTCGGTGAGGATCGAAGTGAATACCACATCGGGCGCACTCGATCCGGCGGTCACGCTCTTTCTCGATGCCTCGCGATTCTTCCCGCGTCCGCCGAGTCCCGCACATTCACTTTCCGCCGGCATGGAGGTCTTCACGCAATCATTCGCTGAAGACCTGGCTCAGCAGGGCACGGTATTTGTTGACATCACCGCGCCACCCGATGGCTCGACAATTCCTATTCCCGCCAATCCGACTAATATTCAGTTAAGCGGCAAGGCGGGAGTCACGGGAACTGGCGTTCCGACGAATCTCGAAGTCTGCATCGTGCTCGACGTTTCAGGCAGTGTGGACGATCAGGAGCACAGCTTGCAGGTCGCGGGTGTGCGCGCGATTCTGGCCGCCCTTGACCCCGATGGTGATGGGTTGCTCACATCGTCGGTCGCATTGGTTCAATTTCA
This window encodes:
- a CDS encoding sigma-54-dependent Fis family transcriptional regulator → MSAEATLPANFLSELLGFASRPASRLDGLLRLLLEKALKLTGSDVGGGILIFAAEGQQPTLVTSVLEGELADTLSNLLRAWQQHRRSPALIVFNSGQAYSSDDHRQEPVYFPLLAGSRSSVWVPLLDGKQVVGVLHVEASQAGHYGEREVVQLEELAAEAVAAINRLLLKEWMAHGGAWVEIVGASPAFVALERQLKQVAGSASRSVLLSGERGSGKELAARAIHYWSERRDKPFVPVLVSAMTESMVADELFGHERYAFTDAKQARKGKFRAADGGTLFLDEVGDLSPAVQAALLRAIQWGEIQPGGRDLPVRVDVRVVATTNQHLPELIAQGRFRQDLYDRLRVVEIRVPPLRERREDIRLLAEHFLRKYCQQTRREVMSEGVCAACSQTEEVCCATAAFYEALQAYDWPGNVRELENLIIRLLTDVRDEVLDVKHLPEEIRRASMQVNKPTVEELRLDVAMKRHIELVLRMTNYNQRQAAKILRIPYSTLQNKIKKLGVEIKRKLRV